A section of the Tenrec ecaudatus isolate mTenEca1 chromosome 15, mTenEca1.hap1, whole genome shotgun sequence genome encodes:
- the LOC142427584 gene encoding LOW QUALITY PROTEIN: lysine-specific demethylase 4D-like (The sequence of the model RefSeq protein was modified relative to this genomic sequence to represent the inferred CDS: deleted 1 base in 1 codon), translating into MKSQGYRSQNSSLKIMTFRPTMEEFKDFNKYIAYMESQGAHRAGLAKIIPPKHWTARENYDDVDDILIASPVQQVTTGQTGVFLQYHKKKKSMTVEEYRHLANTDRYRTPTHRDVDDLERTYWKSRMYNSPIYGAGVCGSLFGENTEHWNLRHLGTIQDLLEQECGVVIKGVNTPYLYFGLWQTTFTWHTEDMDLYSINYLHFGEPKTWYAVPPEHGARLERLARELFPGSSSGCANFLRHKVALISPRVLRENGIPVGRITQGAGEFMVTFPYGYHAGFNHGFNCAESINFATLRWVNYGKAASQCSCGEARVTFSMDAFVRILQPGRYELWKQGRDRTSVDHVEPTALTSPEWTAWKEARTRVMVKGRLRSFKPRRARRRSLTLAADSGLGGCALVCPSPTTHSWADSSTVQPEAPTFMGSSPMGSSVSLLPTSVPSAQYLQASPKGTRTRRPQDSDAHQQSVKSRAKKHTASTFVHLPTQALHENQQSTDDSGPRRFEIQHAVKASGCCCDPDLQPLGPPLNPDSLMHPGPCLKSLDNISANLPDMLVLSPPNESLTSKTFSSYASVNSMAPLDLLGAIAMETLKLL; encoded by the exons ATGAAGTCCCAGGGCTATCGAAGCCAGAACTCAAGCCTTAAAATCATGACTTTCCGGCCTACCATGGAAGAATTTAAGGATTTCAACAAATACATTGCTTACATGGAATCCCAAGGTGCCCACCGTGCAGGCCTGGCTAAGATAATCCCACCCAAACATTGGACAGCCAGAGAGAACTATGACGATGTGGATGACATCCTCATAGCCAGTCCTGTGCAGCAGGTAACTACTGGGCaaacaggtgtctttttgcaataccataaaaag aaaaaatccatgacCGTGGAGGAGTATCGCCACTTGGCCAACACTGACAGATACCGCACTCCCACACACCGGGATGTTGACGATTTGGAGCGGACCTATTGGAAGAGCCGCATGTACAattctcccatttatggggcTGGAGTATGTGGCTCCTTATTTGGTGAAAACACTGAGCATTGGAACCTCAGACACCTGGGGACGATCCAGGATCTGCTGGAGCAGGAGTGTGGAGTTGTCATCAAAGGCGTCAACACCCCCTACCTGTACTTTGGCCTGTGGCAGACCACCTTCACTTGGCACACGGAGGACATGGACCTGTACAGCATCAACTACCTGCACTTCGGGGAGCCCAAAACGTGGTATGCGGTGCCCCCTGAGCATGGAGCCCGCCTGGAGAGACTGGCCAGGGAGCTTTTCCCTGGCAGTTCCAGTGGCTGCGCGAACTTCCTGCGgcacaaggtggccctcatcTCACCCAGAGTCCTCAGGGAGAACGGCATTCCTGTTGGTCGGATCACCCAGGGAGCAGGCGAGTTCATGGTCACATTCCCCTACGGATACCACGCTGGCTTCAATCACGGTTTCAACTGTGCGGAATCCATCAACTTTGCCACCCTGCGCTGGGTTAATTACGGTAAAGCTGCTTCTCAGTGCAGCTGTGGGGAAGCCAGGGTCACATTTTCCATGGACGCCTTCGTGCGCATTCTGCAACCCGGGCGCTATGAGCtgtggaaacagggcagggaCCGCACCTCCGTGGACCACGTGGAGCCCACAGCACTGACCAGCCCAGAGTGGACGGCCTGGAAGGAAGCCCGGACTCGTGTGATGGTCAAGGGGCGTCTGCGGTCCTTTAAGCCACGCAGGGCCAGGCGTCGCTCTCTGACTCTGGCTGCagacagtgggcttgggggctgtgcaCTGGTGTGTCCTAGTCCCACAACCCACTCCTGGGCAGACAGCTCTACTGTGCAGCCTGAGGCCCCTACCTTCATGGGCAGCAGTCCTATGGGATCCAGTGTCTCCCTACTTCCCACCTCAGTTCCATCTGCCCAGTATCTCCAGGCTTCACCAAAGGGGACTCGCACTAGGCGTCCTCAGGACTCCGATGCCCACCAGCAGTCTGTCAAGTCCAGGGCCAAGAAGCAcacagcaagcacatttgtacacctgcCCACTCAGGCATTGCATGAGAATCAACAATCAACAGATGACTCTGGCCCTCGGAGATTTGAGATCCAGCATGCTGTTAAAGCTTCTGGGTGCTGCTGTGACCCCGATCTTCAGCCCTTGGGACCCCCACTGAATCCTGATTCTCTGATGCACCCTGGCCCCTGCCTGAAGTCACTGGACAACATCTCAGCGAATCTCCCGGACATGCTTGTGCTGAGTCCTCCTAATGAGTCTTTGACTTCTAAAACATTCTCCAGCTATGCCTCTGTGAACAGTATGGCACCTCTGGACCTCCTCGGTGCTATTGCTATGGAGACCCTTAAACTTCTATAA